A stretch of Oncorhynchus mykiss isolate Arlee chromosome 26, USDA_OmykA_1.1, whole genome shotgun sequence DNA encodes these proteins:
- the LOC110506771 gene encoding WD repeat-containing protein 76 isoform X1: MMVSEEPNLPNTFVKLYYMLQEMKPANTESGVPVLHSAKEGCKPKKFTPDEVLVPNPSFKENQGMKRKRKALPLKVEGRIEKVKEEKEDKDIQPGSLSIYELERLENIRQNQVFLSSIKLLEAKQDLKPEKTQRGLKRQNNKVAWTEILPPRTKSLRIQKKEAERLPLPPEPHRIYYEVERIERARKPEGPISMEPINMEEDSSLPPELLKLWTEDLIQEEKEELGLGEYRSTLKSMELSEIGGVAKVVKSRIFSVAFHPCSSRLLMAAGDKLGGVGLWNLDSDMGDEGVLLFEPHVQPVACMAFSRSHPTDLLTLSYDGTLRSTDVEKAVFDEVYRIKDGLRTFDFLSHDCSTLVTGDWYGDVAIVDRRTPGTSHESLHSLDTKTVRCVHVHPVQKQYIMVAENSIVSIYDARCLKASSTEPVSQLYGHSKSISSAYFSPGTGNRVVTTCLDNIRIYDTSELTSRAPLLTSIQQNLYTGRWLSKLQATWDPKRDDCFVVGSMQRPRRVQVFHESGQLQHSFQDPEITTVLSVTAFHPTRNALLGGNASGRLYVFTD; this comes from the exons GAAATGAAGCCAGCGAACACCGAGAGTGGTGTCCCTGTACTCCATTCAGCAAAAGAGGGGTGCAAACCCAAGAAATTCACCCCAGATGAGGTACTGGTACCAAATCCCAGCTTCAAAGAAAATCAAGGAATGAAAAGAAAG AGAAAAGCACTTCCTTTGAAAGTGGAAGGAAGAATTGAAAAAgtcaaagaggagaaggaagacaagGAT ATACAACCTGGAAGTCTATCGATATATGAATTGGAACGGTTGGAAAATATCAGACAAAACCAAGTGTTCCTGTCCTCCATAAAACTGCTTGAG GCCAAGCAGGATTTGAAACCAGAAAAAACACAGCGAGGTCTCAAGAGACAGAACAA TAAGGTAGCCTGGACAGAGATACTGCCTCCTCGCACCAAGTCCTTGAGAATCCAGAAGAAGGAAGCAGAGCGACTCCCCCTGCCCCCGGAACCACACAGGATTTATTATGAAGTCGAACGA ATTGAACGTGCCAGGAAGCCAGAGGGTCCCATTAGTATGGAGCCAATCAACATGGAGGAGGATAGTTCACTGCCACCTGAACTTCTCAAGCTGTGGACAGAG GATTTAATCCAAGAAGAAAAGGAGGAGTTGGGTCTGGGAGA GTACCGTAGTACTCTGAAGAGCATGGAGCTGAGTGAGATTGGAGGAGTAGCTAAGGTGGTGAAGAGTCGTATCTTCTCTGTTGCCTTCCACCCGTGTAGCAGTCGTCTGCTCATGGCTGCTGGGGACAAGTTGGGTGGAGTGGGGCTCTGGAACCTC GACTCTGATATGGGGGATGAGGGCGTGCTGCTGTTTGAGCCACACGTCCAGCCGGTGGCCTGCATGGCCTTCTCCAGGTCACATCCTACAGACCTGTTGACCCTCAGCTACGACGGGACGTTACGGAGCACAGACGTGGAGAAAGCCGTTTTTGATGAG GTGTATCGGATCAAGGATGGCTTGAGAACCTTTGACTTCCTGTCACATGACTGTTCGACGCTGGTCACCGGGGACTGGTACGGAGACGTTGCCATTGTTGACAGGCGGACTCCAGG AACCTCTCATGAGTCCCTCCATAGCCTGGACACCAAGACGGTTCGCTGTGTTCACGTCCACCCTGTTCAGAAGCAGTACATCATGGTGGCTGAGAACAG TATTGTGAGCATTTACGATGCTCGATGTTTGAAGGCGTCGTCAACAGAGCCAGTCTCCCAGCTCTATGGTCACTCAAAGAGCATCTCAAGTGCCTACTTCTCTCCTGGCACTGGCAACAGAGTAGTGACCACCTGCCTAGACAACATCAG GATTTACGACACCTCGGAACTAACCTCCAGAGCTCCGCTACTGACCTCCATCCA ACAGAACTTGTACACAGGGCGCTGGCTGTCCAAGCTGCAGGCGACGTGGGACCCCAAGAGGGACGATTGCTTCGTTGTGGGCAGCATGCAGCGGCCTCGCAGAGTCCAG GTGTTCCATGAGAGTGGGCAGCTCCAGCACTCCTTCCAGGACCCAGAGATAACCACTGTGCTCTCAGTCACAGCCTTCCACCCCACCAGGAACGCTCTACTGGGGGGTAACGCCTCCGGGCGGCTGTACGTCTTCACCGACTGA
- the LOC110506771 gene encoding WD repeat-containing protein 76 isoform X7 translates to MKPANTESGVPVLHSAKEGCKPKKFTPDEVLVPNPSFKENQGMKRKIQPGSLSIYELERLENIRQNQVFLSSIKLLEAKQDLKPEKTQRGLKRQNNKVAWTEILPPRTKSLRIQKKEAERLPLPPEPHRIYYEVERIERARKPEGPISMEPINMEEDSSLPPELLKLWTEDLIQEEKEELGLGEYRSTLKSMELSEIGGVAKVVKSRIFSVAFHPCSSRLLMAAGDKLGGVGLWNLDSDMGDEGVLLFEPHVQPVACMAFSRSHPTDLLTLSYDGTLRSTDVEKAVFDEVYRIKDGLRTFDFLSHDCSTLVTGDWYGDVAIVDRRTPGTSHESLHSLDTKTVRCVHVHPVQKQYIMVAENSIVSIYDARCLKASSTEPVSQLYGHSKSISSAYFSPGTGNRVVTTCLDNIRIYDTSELTSRAPLLTSIQQNLYTGRWLSKLQATWDPKRDDCFVVGSMQRPRRVQVFHESGQLQHSFQDPEITTVLSVTAFHPTRNALLGGNASGRLYVFTD, encoded by the exons ATGAAGCCAGCGAACACCGAGAGTGGTGTCCCTGTACTCCATTCAGCAAAAGAGGGGTGCAAACCCAAGAAATTCACCCCAGATGAGGTACTGGTACCAAATCCCAGCTTCAAAGAAAATCAAGGAATGAAAAGAAAG ATACAACCTGGAAGTCTATCGATATATGAATTGGAACGGTTGGAAAATATCAGACAAAACCAAGTGTTCCTGTCCTCCATAAAACTGCTTGAG GCCAAGCAGGATTTGAAACCAGAAAAAACACAGCGAGGTCTCAAGAGACAGAACAA TAAGGTAGCCTGGACAGAGATACTGCCTCCTCGCACCAAGTCCTTGAGAATCCAGAAGAAGGAAGCAGAGCGACTCCCCCTGCCCCCGGAACCACACAGGATTTATTATGAAGTCGAACGA ATTGAACGTGCCAGGAAGCCAGAGGGTCCCATTAGTATGGAGCCAATCAACATGGAGGAGGATAGTTCACTGCCACCTGAACTTCTCAAGCTGTGGACAGAG GATTTAATCCAAGAAGAAAAGGAGGAGTTGGGTCTGGGAGA GTACCGTAGTACTCTGAAGAGCATGGAGCTGAGTGAGATTGGAGGAGTAGCTAAGGTGGTGAAGAGTCGTATCTTCTCTGTTGCCTTCCACCCGTGTAGCAGTCGTCTGCTCATGGCTGCTGGGGACAAGTTGGGTGGAGTGGGGCTCTGGAACCTC GACTCTGATATGGGGGATGAGGGCGTGCTGCTGTTTGAGCCACACGTCCAGCCGGTGGCCTGCATGGCCTTCTCCAGGTCACATCCTACAGACCTGTTGACCCTCAGCTACGACGGGACGTTACGGAGCACAGACGTGGAGAAAGCCGTTTTTGATGAG GTGTATCGGATCAAGGATGGCTTGAGAACCTTTGACTTCCTGTCACATGACTGTTCGACGCTGGTCACCGGGGACTGGTACGGAGACGTTGCCATTGTTGACAGGCGGACTCCAGG AACCTCTCATGAGTCCCTCCATAGCCTGGACACCAAGACGGTTCGCTGTGTTCACGTCCACCCTGTTCAGAAGCAGTACATCATGGTGGCTGAGAACAG TATTGTGAGCATTTACGATGCTCGATGTTTGAAGGCGTCGTCAACAGAGCCAGTCTCCCAGCTCTATGGTCACTCAAAGAGCATCTCAAGTGCCTACTTCTCTCCTGGCACTGGCAACAGAGTAGTGACCACCTGCCTAGACAACATCAG GATTTACGACACCTCGGAACTAACCTCCAGAGCTCCGCTACTGACCTCCATCCA ACAGAACTTGTACACAGGGCGCTGGCTGTCCAAGCTGCAGGCGACGTGGGACCCCAAGAGGGACGATTGCTTCGTTGTGGGCAGCATGCAGCGGCCTCGCAGAGTCCAG GTGTTCCATGAGAGTGGGCAGCTCCAGCACTCCTTCCAGGACCCAGAGATAACCACTGTGCTCTCAGTCACAGCCTTCCACCCCACCAGGAACGCTCTACTGGGGGGTAACGCCTCCGGGCGGCTGTACGTCTTCACCGACTGA
- the LOC110506771 gene encoding WD repeat-containing protein 76 isoform X5, with product MMVSEEPNLPNTFVKLYYMLQEMKPANTESGVPVLHSAKEGCKPKKFTPDEVLVPNPSFKENQGMKRKIQPGSLSIYELERLENIRQNQVFLSSIKLLEAKQDLKPEKTQRGLKRQNNKVAWTEILPPRTKSLRIQKKEAERLPLPPEPHRIYYEVERIERARKPEGPISMEPINMEEDSSLPPELLKLWTEDLIQEEKEELGLGEYRSTLKSMELSEIGGVAKVVKSRIFSVAFHPCSSRLLMAAGDKLGGVGLWNLDSDMGDEGVLLFEPHVQPVACMAFSRSHPTDLLTLSYDGTLRSTDVEKAVFDEVYRIKDGLRTFDFLSHDCSTLVTGDWYGDVAIVDRRTPGTSHESLHSLDTKTVRCVHVHPVQKQYIMVAENSIVSIYDARCLKASSTEPVSQLYGHSKSISSAYFSPGTGNRVVTTCLDNIRIYDTSELTSRAPLLTSIQQNLYTGRWLSKLQATWDPKRDDCFVVGSMQRPRRVQVFHESGQLQHSFQDPEITTVLSVTAFHPTRNALLGGNASGRLYVFTD from the exons GAAATGAAGCCAGCGAACACCGAGAGTGGTGTCCCTGTACTCCATTCAGCAAAAGAGGGGTGCAAACCCAAGAAATTCACCCCAGATGAGGTACTGGTACCAAATCCCAGCTTCAAAGAAAATCAAGGAATGAAAAGAAAG ATACAACCTGGAAGTCTATCGATATATGAATTGGAACGGTTGGAAAATATCAGACAAAACCAAGTGTTCCTGTCCTCCATAAAACTGCTTGAG GCCAAGCAGGATTTGAAACCAGAAAAAACACAGCGAGGTCTCAAGAGACAGAACAA TAAGGTAGCCTGGACAGAGATACTGCCTCCTCGCACCAAGTCCTTGAGAATCCAGAAGAAGGAAGCAGAGCGACTCCCCCTGCCCCCGGAACCACACAGGATTTATTATGAAGTCGAACGA ATTGAACGTGCCAGGAAGCCAGAGGGTCCCATTAGTATGGAGCCAATCAACATGGAGGAGGATAGTTCACTGCCACCTGAACTTCTCAAGCTGTGGACAGAG GATTTAATCCAAGAAGAAAAGGAGGAGTTGGGTCTGGGAGA GTACCGTAGTACTCTGAAGAGCATGGAGCTGAGTGAGATTGGAGGAGTAGCTAAGGTGGTGAAGAGTCGTATCTTCTCTGTTGCCTTCCACCCGTGTAGCAGTCGTCTGCTCATGGCTGCTGGGGACAAGTTGGGTGGAGTGGGGCTCTGGAACCTC GACTCTGATATGGGGGATGAGGGCGTGCTGCTGTTTGAGCCACACGTCCAGCCGGTGGCCTGCATGGCCTTCTCCAGGTCACATCCTACAGACCTGTTGACCCTCAGCTACGACGGGACGTTACGGAGCACAGACGTGGAGAAAGCCGTTTTTGATGAG GTGTATCGGATCAAGGATGGCTTGAGAACCTTTGACTTCCTGTCACATGACTGTTCGACGCTGGTCACCGGGGACTGGTACGGAGACGTTGCCATTGTTGACAGGCGGACTCCAGG AACCTCTCATGAGTCCCTCCATAGCCTGGACACCAAGACGGTTCGCTGTGTTCACGTCCACCCTGTTCAGAAGCAGTACATCATGGTGGCTGAGAACAG TATTGTGAGCATTTACGATGCTCGATGTTTGAAGGCGTCGTCAACAGAGCCAGTCTCCCAGCTCTATGGTCACTCAAAGAGCATCTCAAGTGCCTACTTCTCTCCTGGCACTGGCAACAGAGTAGTGACCACCTGCCTAGACAACATCAG GATTTACGACACCTCGGAACTAACCTCCAGAGCTCCGCTACTGACCTCCATCCA ACAGAACTTGTACACAGGGCGCTGGCTGTCCAAGCTGCAGGCGACGTGGGACCCCAAGAGGGACGATTGCTTCGTTGTGGGCAGCATGCAGCGGCCTCGCAGAGTCCAG GTGTTCCATGAGAGTGGGCAGCTCCAGCACTCCTTCCAGGACCCAGAGATAACCACTGTGCTCTCAGTCACAGCCTTCCACCCCACCAGGAACGCTCTACTGGGGGGTAACGCCTCCGGGCGGCTGTACGTCTTCACCGACTGA
- the LOC110506771 gene encoding WD repeat-containing protein 76 isoform X4, which produces MKPANTESGVPVLHSAKEGCKPKKFTPDEVLVPNPSFKENQGMKRKRKALPLKVEGRIEKVKEEKEDKDIQPGSLSIYELERLENIRQNQVFLSSIKLLEAKQDLKPEKTQRGLKRQNNKVAWTEILPPRTKSLRIQKKEAERLPLPPEPHRIYYEVERIERARKPEGPISMEPINMEEDSSLPPELLKLWTEDLIQEEKEELGLGEYRSTLKSMELSEIGGVAKVVKSRIFSVAFHPCSSRLLMAAGDKLGGVGLWNLDSDMGDEGVLLFEPHVQPVACMAFSRSHPTDLLTLSYDGTLRSTDVEKAVFDEVYRIKDGLRTFDFLSHDCSTLVTGDWYGDVAIVDRRTPGTSHESLHSLDTKTVRCVHVHPVQKQYIMVAENSIVSIYDARCLKASSTEPVSQLYGHSKSISSAYFSPGTGNRVVTTCLDNIRIYDTSELTSRAPLLTSIQQNLYTGRWLSKLQATWDPKRDDCFVVGSMQRPRRVQVFHESGQLQHSFQDPEITTVLSVTAFHPTRNALLGGNASGRLYVFTD; this is translated from the exons ATGAAGCCAGCGAACACCGAGAGTGGTGTCCCTGTACTCCATTCAGCAAAAGAGGGGTGCAAACCCAAGAAATTCACCCCAGATGAGGTACTGGTACCAAATCCCAGCTTCAAAGAAAATCAAGGAATGAAAAGAAAG AGAAAAGCACTTCCTTTGAAAGTGGAAGGAAGAATTGAAAAAgtcaaagaggagaaggaagacaagGAT ATACAACCTGGAAGTCTATCGATATATGAATTGGAACGGTTGGAAAATATCAGACAAAACCAAGTGTTCCTGTCCTCCATAAAACTGCTTGAG GCCAAGCAGGATTTGAAACCAGAAAAAACACAGCGAGGTCTCAAGAGACAGAACAA TAAGGTAGCCTGGACAGAGATACTGCCTCCTCGCACCAAGTCCTTGAGAATCCAGAAGAAGGAAGCAGAGCGACTCCCCCTGCCCCCGGAACCACACAGGATTTATTATGAAGTCGAACGA ATTGAACGTGCCAGGAAGCCAGAGGGTCCCATTAGTATGGAGCCAATCAACATGGAGGAGGATAGTTCACTGCCACCTGAACTTCTCAAGCTGTGGACAGAG GATTTAATCCAAGAAGAAAAGGAGGAGTTGGGTCTGGGAGA GTACCGTAGTACTCTGAAGAGCATGGAGCTGAGTGAGATTGGAGGAGTAGCTAAGGTGGTGAAGAGTCGTATCTTCTCTGTTGCCTTCCACCCGTGTAGCAGTCGTCTGCTCATGGCTGCTGGGGACAAGTTGGGTGGAGTGGGGCTCTGGAACCTC GACTCTGATATGGGGGATGAGGGCGTGCTGCTGTTTGAGCCACACGTCCAGCCGGTGGCCTGCATGGCCTTCTCCAGGTCACATCCTACAGACCTGTTGACCCTCAGCTACGACGGGACGTTACGGAGCACAGACGTGGAGAAAGCCGTTTTTGATGAG GTGTATCGGATCAAGGATGGCTTGAGAACCTTTGACTTCCTGTCACATGACTGTTCGACGCTGGTCACCGGGGACTGGTACGGAGACGTTGCCATTGTTGACAGGCGGACTCCAGG AACCTCTCATGAGTCCCTCCATAGCCTGGACACCAAGACGGTTCGCTGTGTTCACGTCCACCCTGTTCAGAAGCAGTACATCATGGTGGCTGAGAACAG TATTGTGAGCATTTACGATGCTCGATGTTTGAAGGCGTCGTCAACAGAGCCAGTCTCCCAGCTCTATGGTCACTCAAAGAGCATCTCAAGTGCCTACTTCTCTCCTGGCACTGGCAACAGAGTAGTGACCACCTGCCTAGACAACATCAG GATTTACGACACCTCGGAACTAACCTCCAGAGCTCCGCTACTGACCTCCATCCA ACAGAACTTGTACACAGGGCGCTGGCTGTCCAAGCTGCAGGCGACGTGGGACCCCAAGAGGGACGATTGCTTCGTTGTGGGCAGCATGCAGCGGCCTCGCAGAGTCCAG GTGTTCCATGAGAGTGGGCAGCTCCAGCACTCCTTCCAGGACCCAGAGATAACCACTGTGCTCTCAGTCACAGCCTTCCACCCCACCAGGAACGCTCTACTGGGGGGTAACGCCTCCGGGCGGCTGTACGTCTTCACCGACTGA
- the LOC110506771 gene encoding WD repeat-containing protein 76 isoform X3, whose translation MEMKPANTESGVPVLHSAKEGCKPKKFTPDEVLVPNPSFKENQGMKRKRKALPLKVEGRIEKVKEEKEDKDIQPGSLSIYELERLENIRQNQVFLSSIKLLEAKQDLKPEKTQRGLKRQNNKVAWTEILPPRTKSLRIQKKEAERLPLPPEPHRIYYEVERIERARKPEGPISMEPINMEEDSSLPPELLKLWTEDLIQEEKEELGLGEYRSTLKSMELSEIGGVAKVVKSRIFSVAFHPCSSRLLMAAGDKLGGVGLWNLDSDMGDEGVLLFEPHVQPVACMAFSRSHPTDLLTLSYDGTLRSTDVEKAVFDEVYRIKDGLRTFDFLSHDCSTLVTGDWYGDVAIVDRRTPGTSHESLHSLDTKTVRCVHVHPVQKQYIMVAENSIVSIYDARCLKASSTEPVSQLYGHSKSISSAYFSPGTGNRVVTTCLDNIRIYDTSELTSRAPLLTSIQQNLYTGRWLSKLQATWDPKRDDCFVVGSMQRPRRVQVFHESGQLQHSFQDPEITTVLSVTAFHPTRNALLGGNASGRLYVFTD comes from the exons GAAATGAAGCCAGCGAACACCGAGAGTGGTGTCCCTGTACTCCATTCAGCAAAAGAGGGGTGCAAACCCAAGAAATTCACCCCAGATGAGGTACTGGTACCAAATCCCAGCTTCAAAGAAAATCAAGGAATGAAAAGAAAG AGAAAAGCACTTCCTTTGAAAGTGGAAGGAAGAATTGAAAAAgtcaaagaggagaaggaagacaagGAT ATACAACCTGGAAGTCTATCGATATATGAATTGGAACGGTTGGAAAATATCAGACAAAACCAAGTGTTCCTGTCCTCCATAAAACTGCTTGAG GCCAAGCAGGATTTGAAACCAGAAAAAACACAGCGAGGTCTCAAGAGACAGAACAA TAAGGTAGCCTGGACAGAGATACTGCCTCCTCGCACCAAGTCCTTGAGAATCCAGAAGAAGGAAGCAGAGCGACTCCCCCTGCCCCCGGAACCACACAGGATTTATTATGAAGTCGAACGA ATTGAACGTGCCAGGAAGCCAGAGGGTCCCATTAGTATGGAGCCAATCAACATGGAGGAGGATAGTTCACTGCCACCTGAACTTCTCAAGCTGTGGACAGAG GATTTAATCCAAGAAGAAAAGGAGGAGTTGGGTCTGGGAGA GTACCGTAGTACTCTGAAGAGCATGGAGCTGAGTGAGATTGGAGGAGTAGCTAAGGTGGTGAAGAGTCGTATCTTCTCTGTTGCCTTCCACCCGTGTAGCAGTCGTCTGCTCATGGCTGCTGGGGACAAGTTGGGTGGAGTGGGGCTCTGGAACCTC GACTCTGATATGGGGGATGAGGGCGTGCTGCTGTTTGAGCCACACGTCCAGCCGGTGGCCTGCATGGCCTTCTCCAGGTCACATCCTACAGACCTGTTGACCCTCAGCTACGACGGGACGTTACGGAGCACAGACGTGGAGAAAGCCGTTTTTGATGAG GTGTATCGGATCAAGGATGGCTTGAGAACCTTTGACTTCCTGTCACATGACTGTTCGACGCTGGTCACCGGGGACTGGTACGGAGACGTTGCCATTGTTGACAGGCGGACTCCAGG AACCTCTCATGAGTCCCTCCATAGCCTGGACACCAAGACGGTTCGCTGTGTTCACGTCCACCCTGTTCAGAAGCAGTACATCATGGTGGCTGAGAACAG TATTGTGAGCATTTACGATGCTCGATGTTTGAAGGCGTCGTCAACAGAGCCAGTCTCCCAGCTCTATGGTCACTCAAAGAGCATCTCAAGTGCCTACTTCTCTCCTGGCACTGGCAACAGAGTAGTGACCACCTGCCTAGACAACATCAG GATTTACGACACCTCGGAACTAACCTCCAGAGCTCCGCTACTGACCTCCATCCA ACAGAACTTGTACACAGGGCGCTGGCTGTCCAAGCTGCAGGCGACGTGGGACCCCAAGAGGGACGATTGCTTCGTTGTGGGCAGCATGCAGCGGCCTCGCAGAGTCCAG GTGTTCCATGAGAGTGGGCAGCTCCAGCACTCCTTCCAGGACCCAGAGATAACCACTGTGCTCTCAGTCACAGCCTTCCACCCCACCAGGAACGCTCTACTGGGGGGTAACGCCTCCGGGCGGCTGTACGTCTTCACCGACTGA
- the LOC110506771 gene encoding WD repeat-containing protein 76 isoform X2: MNSSLAEMKPANTESGVPVLHSAKEGCKPKKFTPDEVLVPNPSFKENQGMKRKRKALPLKVEGRIEKVKEEKEDKDIQPGSLSIYELERLENIRQNQVFLSSIKLLEAKQDLKPEKTQRGLKRQNNKVAWTEILPPRTKSLRIQKKEAERLPLPPEPHRIYYEVERIERARKPEGPISMEPINMEEDSSLPPELLKLWTEDLIQEEKEELGLGEYRSTLKSMELSEIGGVAKVVKSRIFSVAFHPCSSRLLMAAGDKLGGVGLWNLDSDMGDEGVLLFEPHVQPVACMAFSRSHPTDLLTLSYDGTLRSTDVEKAVFDEVYRIKDGLRTFDFLSHDCSTLVTGDWYGDVAIVDRRTPGTSHESLHSLDTKTVRCVHVHPVQKQYIMVAENSIVSIYDARCLKASSTEPVSQLYGHSKSISSAYFSPGTGNRVVTTCLDNIRIYDTSELTSRAPLLTSIQQNLYTGRWLSKLQATWDPKRDDCFVVGSMQRPRRVQVFHESGQLQHSFQDPEITTVLSVTAFHPTRNALLGGNASGRLYVFTD, from the exons GAAATGAAGCCAGCGAACACCGAGAGTGGTGTCCCTGTACTCCATTCAGCAAAAGAGGGGTGCAAACCCAAGAAATTCACCCCAGATGAGGTACTGGTACCAAATCCCAGCTTCAAAGAAAATCAAGGAATGAAAAGAAAG AGAAAAGCACTTCCTTTGAAAGTGGAAGGAAGAATTGAAAAAgtcaaagaggagaaggaagacaagGAT ATACAACCTGGAAGTCTATCGATATATGAATTGGAACGGTTGGAAAATATCAGACAAAACCAAGTGTTCCTGTCCTCCATAAAACTGCTTGAG GCCAAGCAGGATTTGAAACCAGAAAAAACACAGCGAGGTCTCAAGAGACAGAACAA TAAGGTAGCCTGGACAGAGATACTGCCTCCTCGCACCAAGTCCTTGAGAATCCAGAAGAAGGAAGCAGAGCGACTCCCCCTGCCCCCGGAACCACACAGGATTTATTATGAAGTCGAACGA ATTGAACGTGCCAGGAAGCCAGAGGGTCCCATTAGTATGGAGCCAATCAACATGGAGGAGGATAGTTCACTGCCACCTGAACTTCTCAAGCTGTGGACAGAG GATTTAATCCAAGAAGAAAAGGAGGAGTTGGGTCTGGGAGA GTACCGTAGTACTCTGAAGAGCATGGAGCTGAGTGAGATTGGAGGAGTAGCTAAGGTGGTGAAGAGTCGTATCTTCTCTGTTGCCTTCCACCCGTGTAGCAGTCGTCTGCTCATGGCTGCTGGGGACAAGTTGGGTGGAGTGGGGCTCTGGAACCTC GACTCTGATATGGGGGATGAGGGCGTGCTGCTGTTTGAGCCACACGTCCAGCCGGTGGCCTGCATGGCCTTCTCCAGGTCACATCCTACAGACCTGTTGACCCTCAGCTACGACGGGACGTTACGGAGCACAGACGTGGAGAAAGCCGTTTTTGATGAG GTGTATCGGATCAAGGATGGCTTGAGAACCTTTGACTTCCTGTCACATGACTGTTCGACGCTGGTCACCGGGGACTGGTACGGAGACGTTGCCATTGTTGACAGGCGGACTCCAGG AACCTCTCATGAGTCCCTCCATAGCCTGGACACCAAGACGGTTCGCTGTGTTCACGTCCACCCTGTTCAGAAGCAGTACATCATGGTGGCTGAGAACAG TATTGTGAGCATTTACGATGCTCGATGTTTGAAGGCGTCGTCAACAGAGCCAGTCTCCCAGCTCTATGGTCACTCAAAGAGCATCTCAAGTGCCTACTTCTCTCCTGGCACTGGCAACAGAGTAGTGACCACCTGCCTAGACAACATCAG GATTTACGACACCTCGGAACTAACCTCCAGAGCTCCGCTACTGACCTCCATCCA ACAGAACTTGTACACAGGGCGCTGGCTGTCCAAGCTGCAGGCGACGTGGGACCCCAAGAGGGACGATTGCTTCGTTGTGGGCAGCATGCAGCGGCCTCGCAGAGTCCAG GTGTTCCATGAGAGTGGGCAGCTCCAGCACTCCTTCCAGGACCCAGAGATAACCACTGTGCTCTCAGTCACAGCCTTCCACCCCACCAGGAACGCTCTACTGGGGGGTAACGCCTCCGGGCGGCTGTACGTCTTCACCGACTGA